TGACGGCGGGCCCTATGCGGATTTTTGAAATTACCTAAGCAGTTTACTTAATTGTTGCCCTTACCGCTTTCACCTCCGCAGGCTTCACGGCACTCGCCTTATTCCCGAAACTATTCCTCACAAACGTGAGCACATCTGCTATTTCCTGGTCTTTGAGCTGTGCCTGTGGCGGCATCGGGTTGGAGTAGTACTCCCCTTCTATCTCCACATCATCATTCAGTCCTTTCAGGAGAATCGTGATCAATTTCGTTTTATCACCCAGTACGAAACTTGTCTTAACCAGGGGCGGGTTCATACGCGGTACCCCGCTTCCATCGGCCTGGTGACAGGCCAAACAAATTTGCTGGTACAATACTTTTCCCCTGGCCATCGAAGCGGCAGTGGTATTACCCCCCGCCGGACCAGCCACTTTTTTTGCAGCAGGTTTACTTTGCCCCAATACCAGGCTATATGCCCCCATCAGCAGCATCGCTGCCATCATCCATCTTCTCATACTACTTGTTATAAATAATCCGGTACACAGTTCCTTTCACATCGTCAGATACATACAGGGAGCCATCAGGACCCTGTGCCAGTCCGCAGGGACGGTGTGCTGCCTGCCCCGGAGATTTGATCTCGCCTGTACCTGCAAATCCTTCTGCAAAGATCTCCCAATCACCCGCAGGCTTGCCATCCTTAAACGGCTGGAATACCACGAAATACCCTTTCTGAGGTTCCGGGGCACGGTTCCAGGAACCGTGGAAGGCAATAAAAGCCCCGTTACGGTACTTTTCAGGGAACATGTTACCTGTGTAAAACAGGATGGCATTAGGCGCCATATGACCCGGATAAGCGGCCGCAGGATCCTGTATATGATCGCCACCGGTCTTCTTACCATCGCCACCATATTCGGGTGCCAGGATCTTTTTATGCTGGAACTGGTCATAGTAGATATATGGCCAGCCGCAATCGGAACCCTTGTGCAGGGCATACATACACTCTGCAGGCAGTTCGGCTGACTGCTTTTCGTCGTACTGATCCGGGAAGAGGTCATGGAGCTGGTCACGGCCATGCTGCATCACAAAGAGCTGGTTCAGCTGGGTATTCCAGTCCAGGCCCACCACGTTACGCAGACCGGTAGCATAGCGGGTACCATCGCCATAGGCCTGGTTCGCCTTGTCTGCTTTGAACTGCCAGATACCGCCGGCAGAATCCAGGATCGGACAAGGTTGCATACCCAGGGAACCCCTGGTACGGTCTTTTGTCTGGCAGGAATTAGAATACGCACCGATGTTCACGTACAGGTTTCCATCGTTATCCAGGGTAAAGGCTTTCGCTTCGTGCTGGTGGCGGTTGATCAGGCCTGTTACGATGGTTTCCGCTTTGGTGGTATCGATCACCTGGTGTTTATCATTCAGTTTAAAACGGTACACGTCTGTGTTGGAAGAAGCGTAGAGGTAATTACCCTTTACTTCGATGCCGGTACCGTCGTATTTGAAGAAGCCGGTTTTCTTATCGATCTTACCATCGCCATTGGTGTCCTGCAGGTACCAGATCGTGTTGCCTTTATTGCGGGTACCTTCTACTTTTACATAGAGGTCACCTTCAGGGGTCACTGTAAGGTGGCGGGCATGGCCCAGGCCTTCAGTGGCTACCAGGGCACCGAAGCCCGTTGGCAGTTTCAGGCCGGCATTGTCTGCATCAGGCTTTATGGTAGTACCAGGCACACCAGGACCGAAACTGGTGAGAAAGGTGGCTAGTGCTACGGTAGCCAGGGTGATTTTGTTCATTTTGGTTGCGTGGTTGTTTAGAAATGAGTTTTGTTAAAGCCGGGGTGAAATTACAAAATACCCCCGCTCGTGCGGAGCGGGGGTAGCTATTTTTTAAATGAGTGGCAAATTATGATTATAACTGGCCTATGGCAGCCTGGAAGAATTGCATTTTGATGTTAAATAATGAGGATTTACATTTCAGCTATTCAATTTAAAAGCAGGTGCAAATTGAATAGCAGTTCCTGCCAAAACTAAAACCCGGGATTCTGCACCAACTTACTATTCCTGTTGATCTCATCCCGCTGTATCGGCATAAAGTACATCTTATCCAACCACAACCGGTTCTCATTCACCAATGTCACCGGCGTATAAGTATAATCATAATTCGCCAGATCATACTTATACAGCGTCACCTTACTCCCCGCCTTCAGTTTTCCCTGCACATTCACCCCTCTCAGTTTACGCCCTATCGTTTCCTGCGCCGTCATCCATCTCCTTACATCATAATACCGCTGTTCTTCAAACACCATTTCTATTTCCCGCTCATGCTGATAATCTGCTTTCAGTGCCGCGCCTGATGATGTTATATCCGGCATCGCTGCCCTTTTCCTGATCATATTCAGGTAAGTACGTGCTGCTCCCTCCTGCCCCAATTCCATCAATGCCTCTGCATAGTTGAGGATGATCTCCGTATACCGGAAGAAAGGCCATGGTACCTCCTGCCTGAAATACTGTGCATCCACAGCCGGGTCTATAAATTTCTTCATGTAATACCCCGTAAAACTGCCGTTCCAGTCCTCCACCGGGCCCTGACGTGTATCTAATCCCGGGTTGGAAATCGCCTTCGTGCCATCCCACACTTCATAAGCACCAGCCTGCACCTGGTTAGCCGGATCCATATCCGCTACATCCGTAGGCCGTGGCCGCCAGTTAGCACCATCATATAAGATCGAAGCATAAAAACGCGGATCTCTGTTCTGGTAAGGATGCGCTTTCTGCGCCGTGTTGTTCCAGTCAAACGCAGTACCATCGCTCATCAGGTAATCATCAATCAATAACTGCGTAGGTGTATTCCCGGACCAGTTATGATACCCGTTCAATCCATTGTACAAACCCATCTGGCCACCGGCTTCTGACTTCGCATTCACAAAATACCTGGAGAAAATACTCTCTGAATTATCCTTCAAAAACATGGCCTGGTAATTCGTGGTAGCTTCCGCCGCAGATGCAGGATCAGGTGAGGCCAGCGAATACAGCCCGAGGTCCATGACGGCCTTTGCTGCATCCAGGGCCTTCTGCCAGCGACCAGCACGATCTCCGGATACATAACCTAATAATTCCGGTTGGGTGGCAGCAGCAATTGTAGCCGATTTACTTTTCGCCGTTGGCATATCATGCAGGTCACTGGCCGCATACAATAAGATGCGCGACTTCAGTGCCAGCGCCGCACCTTCTGTAGCACGGCCCTTTACAGATACAGTCTCTGTTCCATGCAAATAATGAGCTGCAGAATCGCAATCCTTCACAATATGATTCACACATTCCTCAAATGTATTGCGGGCCACACTATAATCCGGATCTGACAATGTATACACCTGGTCCACCAAAGGTACACCACCAAAATTCCTCACCAGCTGCTGATAAAACCATGCACGCAAAAAGAACACCTCTCCTTTGAGACGCGCTGCCTGCAATTGTTTATCAAATTTCAGCTTTGAAATATTCGCAAAGAAATTATTACACGCACGGATGCGCAAATACATCGTTCCCCACTGGAATGCACCACGGCTATTGATATACTCCGCATCGGTGGGACTGATAGTCGATTCCACCATATTCTTCATACCATAGTTATGCGTAAACATGGTTTCATCAGAAGCAGATGACAGCATCGTTTCAGGAAAACCGCCATTGCCCAGGCCATTATAAATATCATTGACATAGGCTTCTGCCAGCGCAGGATCTTTCCACACATCATCAGAAGTAGCCTCTCCCAATGGCCTGGTATTCAGGAAGTCTGTATTACACGCGGCACCTGTCAGCAACAGTATTATAAGTAAATATTTCATACAGCAATTGTATTAAAGCGTTAATGTAAAACCGGCATTGATCACTCTTGCCTGTGGATAATATTGACCATTTCCATTCACAGATTCAGGATCCAGGATCCCTAATTTATCCAGCGTAAACAGGTTCAGACAGTTCGCATAAATACGCAGTCCGTTCACCCCCGTACGCCGCTTCAGCAGGTCCGATAAACTGTATCCGATTTCAAGGTTTTTCAAACGGATATAATTTGTTTTTCTAAACCAGTAAGTATTGCCCGTTGCCCAGTAAGTATCATTCC
This window of the Chitinophaga sancti genome carries:
- a CDS encoding c-type cytochrome — protein: MRRWMMAAMLLMGAYSLVLGQSKPAAKKVAGPAGGNTTAASMARGKVLYQQICLACHQADGSGVPRMNPPLVKTSFVLGDKTKLITILLKGLNDDVEIEGEYYSNPMPPQAQLKDQEIADVLTFVRNSFGNKASAVKPAEVKAVRATIK
- a CDS encoding PQQ-dependent sugar dehydrogenase, which produces MNKITLATVALATFLTSFGPGVPGTTIKPDADNAGLKLPTGFGALVATEGLGHARHLTVTPEGDLYVKVEGTRNKGNTIWYLQDTNGDGKIDKKTGFFKYDGTGIEVKGNYLYASSNTDVYRFKLNDKHQVIDTTKAETIVTGLINRHQHEAKAFTLDNDGNLYVNIGAYSNSCQTKDRTRGSLGMQPCPILDSAGGIWQFKADKANQAYGDGTRYATGLRNVVGLDWNTQLNQLFVMQHGRDQLHDLFPDQYDEKQSAELPAECMYALHKGSDCGWPYIYYDQFQHKKILAPEYGGDGKKTGGDHIQDPAAAYPGHMAPNAILFYTGNMFPEKYRNGAFIAFHGSWNRAPEPQKGYFVVFQPFKDGKPAGDWEIFAEGFAGTGEIKSPGQAAHRPCGLAQGPDGSLYVSDDVKGTVYRIIYNK
- a CDS encoding RagB/SusD family nutrient uptake outer membrane protein, giving the protein MKYLLIILLLTGAACNTDFLNTRPLGEATSDDVWKDPALAEAYVNDIYNGLGNGGFPETMLSSASDETMFTHNYGMKNMVESTISPTDAEYINSRGAFQWGTMYLRIRACNNFFANISKLKFDKQLQAARLKGEVFFLRAWFYQQLVRNFGGVPLVDQVYTLSDPDYSVARNTFEECVNHIVKDCDSAAHYLHGTETVSVKGRATEGAALALKSRILLYAASDLHDMPTAKSKSATIAAATQPELLGYVSGDRAGRWQKALDAAKAVMDLGLYSLASPDPASAAEATTNYQAMFLKDNSESIFSRYFVNAKSEAGGQMGLYNGLNGYHNWSGNTPTQLLIDDYLMSDGTAFDWNNTAQKAHPYQNRDPRFYASILYDGANWRPRPTDVADMDPANQVQAGAYEVWDGTKAISNPGLDTRQGPVEDWNGSFTGYYMKKFIDPAVDAQYFRQEVPWPFFRYTEIILNYAEALMELGQEGAARTYLNMIRKRAAMPDITSSGAALKADYQHEREIEMVFEEQRYYDVRRWMTAQETIGRKLRGVNVQGKLKAGSKVTLYKYDLANYDYTYTPVTLVNENRLWLDKMYFMPIQRDEINRNSKLVQNPGF